From a region of the Streptomyces sp. NBC_01454 genome:
- a CDS encoding O-methyltransferase has protein sequence MLRNDTLSPRNLPLTPELHDYLLDQGRMTPDPLLAEVIACTGAAIPDQAHMVVAPEEGALLTFLVRLLGARRIVEVGTFTGYSALCLARGLPADGSLITCDVSAEWTSLARDFWDRDGVGDRIELRLGPALDTLRALPAEPHLDLAFIDADKPGYIGYWEELVPRLRPGALLLADNTLFNGEVLAEQPGEKAAAIREFNAHARRDPRVELVMLPIADGLTLARRLPAGEPPLR, from the coding sequence ATGCTGCGCAACGACACGCTGAGCCCCAGGAATCTGCCGCTCACCCCCGAGCTGCACGACTACCTGCTCGACCAGGGCCGGATGACCCCCGACCCGCTCCTGGCCGAGGTGATCGCCTGCACCGGCGCCGCGATCCCCGACCAGGCACACATGGTGGTCGCGCCCGAGGAGGGCGCCCTGCTGACCTTCCTGGTGCGCCTCCTGGGCGCCCGCCGCATCGTCGAGGTCGGGACCTTCACCGGCTACTCCGCGCTCTGCCTGGCCCGCGGCCTGCCCGCCGACGGCTCGCTGATCACCTGCGATGTCTCCGCCGAATGGACCTCGCTCGCCCGCGACTTCTGGGACCGCGACGGCGTCGGCGACCGCATCGAGCTCCGCCTCGGCCCCGCACTGGACACCCTGCGCGCCCTGCCCGCCGAGCCGCACCTGGACCTGGCCTTCATCGACGCCGACAAGCCCGGCTACATCGGCTACTGGGAGGAACTGGTGCCGCGCCTGCGCCCCGGCGCCCTGCTCCTCGCCGACAACACCCTCTTCAACGGCGAGGTGCTCGCGGAACAGCCCGGCGAAAAGGCCGCGGCCATCCGTGAGTTCAACGCGCACGCCCGCCGCGACCCCCGCGTCGAGCTGGTCATGCTGCCGATCGCGGACGGCCTGACGCTGGCCCGCCGGCTGCCGGCCGGGGAGCCGCCGCTGCGGTGA